A region of Trueperaceae bacterium DNA encodes the following proteins:
- a CDS encoding acyl-CoA dehydrogenase family protein, which translates to MTTVSVKTGAAAPSLKDFYDVDALYDGEERMIRDSVREYVRAELLPHVGEWWLQGVFPEDLPRRFGEIGALGVTLPERYGGAEASYSAYGLVCREVEYVDSGMRSFVSVQSSLVMYPIHRWASEELKDEWLPRLASGEAVGCFGLTEPDAGSDPGSMRTRCRRVGDEYVITGVKRWITSGSRADVAIVWARDEGSGEVLGFVVETDREGFSAVDIKTKASMRASVTSELYLDEVAVPAANRLAVEGLRGPLSCLNQARFGIAFGVLGAAQACFDEAVAYTADRVVFGDPLASKQIVQERLADMLAEITKGSLLAYRLGRLKEEGQDHPTRVSLAKRENCRSALAVARAARDLLGGNGITTEYAAIRHMLNLETVATYEGTDTVHTLVLGRHITGLNAF; encoded by the coding sequence ATGACCACCGTGAGCGTGAAGACCGGCGCGGCGGCGCCGTCGCTGAAGGACTTCTACGACGTCGACGCCCTCTACGACGGCGAGGAGCGCATGATCCGCGACTCGGTGCGCGAGTACGTGCGCGCCGAGCTGCTGCCCCACGTGGGCGAGTGGTGGCTGCAGGGGGTGTTCCCCGAGGACCTGCCCAGGCGCTTCGGCGAGATCGGCGCGCTGGGCGTCACCCTCCCCGAGCGCTACGGCGGGGCAGAGGCCAGCTACAGCGCCTACGGCCTGGTCTGCCGCGAGGTCGAGTACGTCGACTCCGGCATGCGGTCCTTCGTCAGCGTGCAGTCCTCTCTGGTCATGTACCCCATCCACCGCTGGGCCAGCGAGGAGCTCAAGGACGAGTGGCTGCCGCGCCTGGCCTCCGGCGAGGCCGTCGGCTGCTTCGGCCTCACCGAGCCCGACGCCGGCTCCGACCCCGGCTCGATGCGCACCCGCTGCCGGCGCGTCGGCGACGAGTACGTGATCACGGGCGTGAAGCGCTGGATCACCTCCGGATCGCGCGCCGACGTCGCGATCGTGTGGGCGCGCGACGAGGGGTCCGGCGAGGTGCTCGGCTTCGTCGTCGAGACCGACAGGGAGGGGTTCAGCGCCGTCGACATCAAGACGAAGGCGTCGATGCGCGCCTCGGTGACGTCGGAGCTCTACCTCGACGAGGTCGCTGTCCCGGCGGCGAACCGGCTGGCGGTCGAGGGCCTGCGGGGACCGCTGTCCTGCCTCAACCAGGCCCGCTTCGGCATCGCCTTCGGCGTGCTGGGCGCCGCGCAGGCCTGCTTCGACGAGGCCGTCGCCTACACCGCCGACCGCGTGGTCTTCGGCGACCCGCTGGCCAGCAAGCAGATCGTCCAGGAGCGCCTCGCCGACATGCTCGCCGAGATCACGAAGGGCAGCCTCCTCGCCTACCGCCTGGGCAGGCTCAAGGAGGAGGGGCAGGACCACCCCACGCGCGTGTCGCTGGCCAAGCGCGAGAACTGCCGCTCGGCGCTGGCCGTGGCGCGCGCCGCCCGAGACCTGCTCGGCGGCAACGGCATCACCACCGAGTACGCAGCGATAAGGCACATGCTCAACCTCGAGACCGTCGCCACCTACGAGGGGACGGACACCGTCCACACCCTCGTGCTGGGCAGGCACATCACGGGCCTGAACGCCTTCTAG
- a CDS encoding bifunctional 3-deoxy-7-phosphoheptulonate synthase/chorismate mutase, giving the protein MPESVRSLRARIDELNLRILELLSERARVAAEIGALQTAAGASQYDPVREQEMLDALVAANRGPFDDATVKSLFKQVFQASMQLSERRERRQYLMSRDQHPDDTVVRVGDVEVGTGRPPVLIAGPCAIESREQVFATAAHVASRGVRLFRGGAYKPRTDPYSFQGLGEEGLALGREACDAHGLYFVSEIVSGRDLPLFEEHVDVLQVGARNMQNFPLLKAVGRSSKPVLLKRGLSATVEEWLMAAEYLLSEGNPNVILCERGIRTFERYTRNTLDVSAVALAKLESHLPVIVDVTHSGGRRDLLVALTKAGLAVGADGVMIEVHPNPSVALSDQKQQVDLRAFDDYLEAVAYHESLSAQRLELSGFAAER; this is encoded by the coding sequence ATGCCAGAGAGCGTACGGAGCCTTCGGGCGCGCATTGACGAGCTGAACCTCCGCATCCTCGAGCTCCTCTCCGAGAGGGCCAGGGTCGCCGCCGAGATCGGCGCGCTGCAGACCGCGGCCGGCGCGTCCCAGTACGACCCGGTCAGGGAGCAGGAGATGCTCGACGCGCTCGTCGCCGCGAACCGCGGTCCCTTCGACGACGCCACCGTCAAGTCGCTGTTCAAGCAGGTGTTCCAGGCCAGCATGCAGCTCTCCGAGCGGCGCGAGAGGCGTCAGTACCTGATGTCGCGCGACCAGCACCCCGACGACACGGTCGTGCGGGTCGGCGACGTGGAGGTCGGCACCGGTCGCCCGCCCGTGCTCATCGCCGGGCCCTGCGCGATCGAGTCGCGCGAGCAGGTGTTCGCGACCGCCGCCCACGTGGCCTCGCGCGGCGTGCGCCTGTTCCGCGGCGGCGCCTACAAGCCGCGCACCGACCCGTACAGCTTCCAGGGCCTCGGCGAGGAGGGTCTCGCCCTCGGCCGCGAGGCCTGCGACGCCCACGGTCTCTACTTCGTCTCAGAGATCGTCAGCGGCCGCGACCTGCCGCTGTTCGAGGAGCACGTCGACGTCCTGCAGGTCGGCGCCCGCAACATGCAGAACTTCCCGCTGCTCAAGGCCGTCGGTCGGAGCAGCAAGCCCGTGCTCCTGAAGCGCGGCCTCTCGGCGACCGTCGAGGAGTGGCTGATGGCCGCGGAGTACCTGCTGTCCGAGGGCAACCCGAACGTCATCCTCTGCGAGCGCGGCATCAGGACGTTCGAGCGCTACACGCGCAACACGCTCGACGTGTCCGCGGTCGCCCTGGCGAAGCTCGAGTCGCACCTGCCGGTGATCGTCGACGTCACTCACTCCGGCGGCAGGCGCGACCTGCTCGTCGCGCTCACCAAGGCCGGCCTCGCCGTCGGCGCCGACGGCGTGATGATCGAGGTGCACCCGAACCCGTCCGTGGCCCTCTCAGACCAGAAGCAGCAGGTGGACCTGCGGGCGTTCGACGACTACCTGGAGGCCGTGGCGTACCACGAGTCGCTCTCGGCCCAGCGGCTCGAGCTCTCCGGGTTCGCGGCGGAGAGGTAG
- a CDS encoding 4Fe-4S binding protein, translated as MPGLDDLLGFVLRAVDVTPQYTAERCLVVTRASNIACRECVDACPHDAVRVFALRVEIDPVDCTGCGLCVRACPSEALEQRSSLAAAAPARCSRVEGSAQSVQCLAKLSPTDMLHLADQGGRVVLGRGDCANCRIGGPSVPTAVEDTAAEARRLATALGRGLEVEVRRVDRLDQVGPGERLSRRALLRGGLREAGQVAADALAPLERVLPAPDAEPGLKDMPRERSRLVAALRAADPPPETLVPFRLPRVADGCILCPLCTKACPTDALRRELTPEGGKLLLDPERCLGCDACVPACPVKVVSMDDEVTWGEVRAGEQVAYASAEDSGHPGAYHR; from the coding sequence CTGCCCGGCCTCGACGACCTCCTGGGCTTCGTCCTCCGCGCGGTCGACGTCACGCCTCAGTACACGGCCGAGCGCTGCCTCGTCGTCACCCGGGCCTCGAACATCGCCTGCCGGGAATGCGTCGACGCCTGCCCCCACGATGCCGTGCGGGTGTTCGCGCTGCGCGTCGAGATCGACCCCGTCGACTGCACCGGCTGCGGCCTGTGCGTGAGGGCCTGCCCTTCGGAGGCGCTGGAGCAGCGCTCGAGCCTGGCCGCCGCCGCGCCCGCGCGCTGCTCGCGGGTCGAGGGCAGCGCCCAGAGCGTGCAGTGCCTGGCCAAGCTCTCGCCCACGGACATGCTGCACCTGGCGGACCAAGGCGGCCGGGTCGTCCTCGGCCGCGGCGACTGCGCCAACTGCCGCATCGGCGGGCCCAGCGTGCCCACCGCGGTCGAGGACACCGCCGCCGAGGCCCGCCGGCTCGCGACGGCGCTGGGGCGCGGCCTCGAGGTCGAGGTCAGGCGGGTGGACCGCCTCGACCAGGTGGGGCCCGGCGAGCGCCTCAGCCGCCGCGCCCTCCTCAGGGGCGGGCTGCGCGAGGCCGGCCAGGTGGCCGCCGACGCCCTGGCGCCGCTCGAACGCGTCCTGCCGGCGCCCGACGCCGAGCCAGGCCTGAAGGACATGCCGCGCGAGCGCTCGCGCCTCGTCGCGGCGCTGCGCGCCGCCGACCCCCCGCCGGAGACGCTCGTCCCCTTCCGCCTGCCCCGCGTCGCCGACGGCTGCATACTCTGCCCGCTCTGCACCAAGGCCTGCCCCACCGACGCGCTGCGCCGCGAGCTGACCCCCGAGGGCGGCAAGCTCCTGCTCGACCCGGAGCGCTGCCTGGGCTGCGACGCCTGCGTGCCGGCCTGTCCCGTGAAGGTCGTCAGCATGGACGACGAGGTCACCTGGGGCGAGGTGCGCGCCGGCGAACAGGTCGCCTACGCCTCCGCGGAGGACAGCGGGCACCCCGGCGCCTACCACCGCTGA